The Lepisosteus oculatus isolate fLepOcu1 chromosome 4, fLepOcu1.hap2, whole genome shotgun sequence genome window below encodes:
- the nt5c2b gene encoding cytosolic purine 5'-nucleotidase isoform X6, translating into MRVFVNRSLAMEKIKCFGFDMDYTLAVYKSPEYESLGFDLTVERLVSIGYPQELLSFVYDPAFPTRGLVFDTLYGNLLKVDAYGNILVCVHGFNFMRGPEIRELYPNKFIQRDDTERFYILNTLFNLPETYLFACLVDFFTNCSRYTRGRKLSCLAGTPQTSCETGFKDGDLFMSYKSMFQDVRDAVDWVHYKGSLKEKTVENLEKYVVKDGKLPLLLSRMNEVAKVFLATNSDYKYTDKIMTYLFDFPHGPKPGTPHRPWQSYFDLILVDARKPLFFGEGTVLRQVDTTTGRLKIGTYTGPLQHGIVYSGGSSDIVCDLMGAKGKDIVYIGDHIFGDILKSKKRQGWRTFLVIPELAQELHVWTDKSSLFEELQSLDIFLAELYKHLDSSSNERPDISSIQRRIKKVTHDMDMCYGMMGSLFRSGSRQTLFASQVMRYADLYAASFINLLYYPFSYLFRAAHVLMPHESTVEHAHVDINDTESPLATRNRNAVDVKDSDYKRHQLTRSISEIKPPNLFPQTPQEITHCHDEDDDEEEEEEEEEEE; encoded by the exons TCTACAAGTCTCCGGAATACGAGTCTCTGGGCTTCGATCTCACTGTGGAACGACTGGTGTCCATTGGATATCCCCAAGAGCTCCTCAGCTTTGTCTACGACCCTGCGTTCCCTACCAG GGGCCTGGTGTTTGATACATTGTACGGGAACTTGTTGAAGGTTGATGCTTATGGGAATATCCTTGTATGTGTCCATGGGTTTAACTTCATGCGAGG GCCAGAAATTCGGGAGCTTTACCCAAACAAGTTCATCCAAAGGGATGACACTGAACGGTTTTATATCCTCAACACCCTCTTCAACTTGCCTG AGACCTACCTCTTTGCCTGTCTGGTTGACTTCTTCACCAACTGCTCCCGATACACTAG GGGGAGAAAGCTTTCCTGTTTGGCTGGGACACCTCAAACAAG CTGTGAAACAGGGTTTAAAGATGGAGACCTCTTCATGTCATACAAGAGCATGTTCCAGGATGTCCGAGATGCTGTGGACTGGGTCCACTACAAG GGCTCTTTGAAGGAAAAAACTGTGGAAAATCTGGAGAAGTATGTGGTGAAAGAC GGTAAACTGCCTCTTCTGCTGAGCCGAATGAATGAGGTTGCAAAAGTGTTCCTGGCTACAAACAGTGACTACAAGTACACAGAT AAAATCATGACGTACCTGTTTGATTTTCCTCATGGTCCAAAG CCGGGTACTCCTCACCGTCCCTGGCAGTCCTACTTCGATCTGATCCTGGTGGACGCACGGAAGCCCCTGTTCTTTGGAGAGGGCACAGTGCTCAGACAGGTGGACACT ACAACAGGAAGGTTGAAGATTGGGACCTACACTGGACCCCTACAGCACGGTATTGTGTACTCTGGAG GCTCCTCGGACATTGTGTGTGACCTGATGGGAGCAAAGGGCAAGGATATTGTGTACATTGGAGACCACATCTTTGGAGACATCCTTAAGTCGAAGAAGAGACAGGGATGGCGGACCTTCCTGGTTATTCCTGAGCTGGCGCAGGAGCTACATGTGTGGACCGACAAAAGCT CACTGTTTGAAGAGCTGCAGAGCTTGGATATTTTCTTGGCAGAACTCTATAA ACATTTGGACAGCAGCAGCAATGAGAGACCCGACATCAGCTCCATTCAGAGACGTATCAAg AAAGTGACTCACGACATGGACATGTGCTACGGCATGATGGGCAGCCTGTTCCGCAGCGGCTCGCGGCAGACGCTGTTCGCCAGCCAAGTGATGCGCTATGCTGACCTCTACGCCGCCTCCTTCATCAACCTGCTCTACTACCCCTTCAGCTATCTGTTCCGGGCTGCACACGTCCTC ATGCCCCACGAGTCGACAGTGGAGCACGCCCACGTGGATATCAACGACACAGAGTCGCCCCTGGCCACGCGCAACCGCAACGCTGTGGACGTCAAGGACTCCGACTACAAGAGGCACCAGCTCACCCGGTCCATCAGCGAGATCAAGCCCCCCAACCTCTTCCCCCAGACCCCCCAGGAGATCACCCACTGCCACGATGAGGATGACGAcgaggaggaagaagaagaggaggaggaggaggagtag
- the nt5c2b gene encoding cytosolic purine 5'-nucleotidase isoform X5, which yields MGATRAQPFPEVGGPRPIGSRLVVYKSPEYESLGFDLTVERLVSIGYPQELLSFVYDPAFPTRGLVFDTLYGNLLKVDAYGNILVCVHGFNFMRGPEIRELYPNKFIQRDDTERFYILNTLFNLPETYLFACLVDFFTNCSRYTRGRKLSCLAGTPQTSCETGFKDGDLFMSYKSMFQDVRDAVDWVHYKGSLKEKTVENLEKYVVKDGKLPLLLSRMNEVAKVFLATNSDYKYTDKIMTYLFDFPHGPKPGTPHRPWQSYFDLILVDARKPLFFGEGTVLRQVDTTTGRLKIGTYTGPLQHGIVYSGGSSDIVCDLMGAKGKDIVYIGDHIFGDILKSKKRQGWRTFLVIPELAQELHVWTDKSSLFEELQSLDIFLAELYKHLDSSSNERPDISSIQRRIKKVTHDMDMCYGMMGSLFRSGSRQTLFASQVMRYADLYAASFINLLYYPFSYLFRAAHVLMPHESTVEHAHVDINDTESPLATRNRNAVDVKDSDYKRHQLTRSISEIKPPNLFPQTPQEITHCHDEDDDEEEEEEEEEEE from the exons ATGGGCGCTACAAGGGCTCAGCCTTTCCCAGAGGTGGGAGGTCCACGGCCTATCGGCAGCAGGCTGGTAG TCTACAAGTCTCCGGAATACGAGTCTCTGGGCTTCGATCTCACTGTGGAACGACTGGTGTCCATTGGATATCCCCAAGAGCTCCTCAGCTTTGTCTACGACCCTGCGTTCCCTACCAG GGGCCTGGTGTTTGATACATTGTACGGGAACTTGTTGAAGGTTGATGCTTATGGGAATATCCTTGTATGTGTCCATGGGTTTAACTTCATGCGAGG GCCAGAAATTCGGGAGCTTTACCCAAACAAGTTCATCCAAAGGGATGACACTGAACGGTTTTATATCCTCAACACCCTCTTCAACTTGCCTG AGACCTACCTCTTTGCCTGTCTGGTTGACTTCTTCACCAACTGCTCCCGATACACTAG GGGGAGAAAGCTTTCCTGTTTGGCTGGGACACCTCAAACAAG CTGTGAAACAGGGTTTAAAGATGGAGACCTCTTCATGTCATACAAGAGCATGTTCCAGGATGTCCGAGATGCTGTGGACTGGGTCCACTACAAG GGCTCTTTGAAGGAAAAAACTGTGGAAAATCTGGAGAAGTATGTGGTGAAAGAC GGTAAACTGCCTCTTCTGCTGAGCCGAATGAATGAGGTTGCAAAAGTGTTCCTGGCTACAAACAGTGACTACAAGTACACAGAT AAAATCATGACGTACCTGTTTGATTTTCCTCATGGTCCAAAG CCGGGTACTCCTCACCGTCCCTGGCAGTCCTACTTCGATCTGATCCTGGTGGACGCACGGAAGCCCCTGTTCTTTGGAGAGGGCACAGTGCTCAGACAGGTGGACACT ACAACAGGAAGGTTGAAGATTGGGACCTACACTGGACCCCTACAGCACGGTATTGTGTACTCTGGAG GCTCCTCGGACATTGTGTGTGACCTGATGGGAGCAAAGGGCAAGGATATTGTGTACATTGGAGACCACATCTTTGGAGACATCCTTAAGTCGAAGAAGAGACAGGGATGGCGGACCTTCCTGGTTATTCCTGAGCTGGCGCAGGAGCTACATGTGTGGACCGACAAAAGCT CACTGTTTGAAGAGCTGCAGAGCTTGGATATTTTCTTGGCAGAACTCTATAA ACATTTGGACAGCAGCAGCAATGAGAGACCCGACATCAGCTCCATTCAGAGACGTATCAAg AAAGTGACTCACGACATGGACATGTGCTACGGCATGATGGGCAGCCTGTTCCGCAGCGGCTCGCGGCAGACGCTGTTCGCCAGCCAAGTGATGCGCTATGCTGACCTCTACGCCGCCTCCTTCATCAACCTGCTCTACTACCCCTTCAGCTATCTGTTCCGGGCTGCACACGTCCTC ATGCCCCACGAGTCGACAGTGGAGCACGCCCACGTGGATATCAACGACACAGAGTCGCCCCTGGCCACGCGCAACCGCAACGCTGTGGACGTCAAGGACTCCGACTACAAGAGGCACCAGCTCACCCGGTCCATCAGCGAGATCAAGCCCCCCAACCTCTTCCCCCAGACCCCCCAGGAGATCACCCACTGCCACGATGAGGATGACGAcgaggaggaagaagaagaggaggaggaggaggagtag
- the nt5c2b gene encoding cytosolic purine 5'-nucleotidase isoform X7, which produces MRGPEIRELYPNKFIQRDDTERFYILNTLFNLPETYLFACLVDFFTNCSRYTRGRKLSCLAGTPQTSCETGFKDGDLFMSYKSMFQDVRDAVDWVHYKGSLKEKTVENLEKYVVKDGKLPLLLSRMNEVAKVFLATNSDYKYTDKIMTYLFDFPHGPKPGTPHRPWQSYFDLILVDARKPLFFGEGTVLRQVDTTTGRLKIGTYTGPLQHGIVYSGGSSDIVCDLMGAKGKDIVYIGDHIFGDILKSKKRQGWRTFLVIPELAQELHVWTDKSSLFEELQSLDIFLAELYKHLDSSSNERPDISSIQRRIKKVTHDMDMCYGMMGSLFRSGSRQTLFASQVMRYADLYAASFINLLYYPFSYLFRAAHVLMPHESTVEHAHVDINDTESPLATRNRNAVDVKDSDYKRHQLTRSISEIKPPNLFPQTPQEITHCHDEDDDEEEEEEEEEEE; this is translated from the exons ATGCGAGG GCCAGAAATTCGGGAGCTTTACCCAAACAAGTTCATCCAAAGGGATGACACTGAACGGTTTTATATCCTCAACACCCTCTTCAACTTGCCTG AGACCTACCTCTTTGCCTGTCTGGTTGACTTCTTCACCAACTGCTCCCGATACACTAG GGGGAGAAAGCTTTCCTGTTTGGCTGGGACACCTCAAACAAG CTGTGAAACAGGGTTTAAAGATGGAGACCTCTTCATGTCATACAAGAGCATGTTCCAGGATGTCCGAGATGCTGTGGACTGGGTCCACTACAAG GGCTCTTTGAAGGAAAAAACTGTGGAAAATCTGGAGAAGTATGTGGTGAAAGAC GGTAAACTGCCTCTTCTGCTGAGCCGAATGAATGAGGTTGCAAAAGTGTTCCTGGCTACAAACAGTGACTACAAGTACACAGAT AAAATCATGACGTACCTGTTTGATTTTCCTCATGGTCCAAAG CCGGGTACTCCTCACCGTCCCTGGCAGTCCTACTTCGATCTGATCCTGGTGGACGCACGGAAGCCCCTGTTCTTTGGAGAGGGCACAGTGCTCAGACAGGTGGACACT ACAACAGGAAGGTTGAAGATTGGGACCTACACTGGACCCCTACAGCACGGTATTGTGTACTCTGGAG GCTCCTCGGACATTGTGTGTGACCTGATGGGAGCAAAGGGCAAGGATATTGTGTACATTGGAGACCACATCTTTGGAGACATCCTTAAGTCGAAGAAGAGACAGGGATGGCGGACCTTCCTGGTTATTCCTGAGCTGGCGCAGGAGCTACATGTGTGGACCGACAAAAGCT CACTGTTTGAAGAGCTGCAGAGCTTGGATATTTTCTTGGCAGAACTCTATAA ACATTTGGACAGCAGCAGCAATGAGAGACCCGACATCAGCTCCATTCAGAGACGTATCAAg AAAGTGACTCACGACATGGACATGTGCTACGGCATGATGGGCAGCCTGTTCCGCAGCGGCTCGCGGCAGACGCTGTTCGCCAGCCAAGTGATGCGCTATGCTGACCTCTACGCCGCCTCCTTCATCAACCTGCTCTACTACCCCTTCAGCTATCTGTTCCGGGCTGCACACGTCCTC ATGCCCCACGAGTCGACAGTGGAGCACGCCCACGTGGATATCAACGACACAGAGTCGCCCCTGGCCACGCGCAACCGCAACGCTGTGGACGTCAAGGACTCCGACTACAAGAGGCACCAGCTCACCCGGTCCATCAGCGAGATCAAGCCCCCCAACCTCTTCCCCCAGACCCCCCAGGAGATCACCCACTGCCACGATGAGGATGACGAcgaggaggaagaagaagaggaggaggaggaggagtag
- the nt5c2b gene encoding cytosolic purine 5'-nucleotidase isoform X4, whose amino-acid sequence MTTSWSDRLQNYADLPANMDGLAMKKYRREAYHRVFVNRSLAMEKIKCFGFDMDYTLAVYKSPEYESLGFDLTVERLVSIGYPQELLSFVYDPAFPTRGLVFDTLYGNLLKVDAYGNILVCVHGFNFMRGPEIRELYPNKFIQRDDTERFYILNTLFNLPETYLFACLVDFFTNCSRYTRGRKLSCLAGTPQTSCETGFKDGDLFMSYKSMFQDVRDAVDWVHYKGSLKEKTVENLEKYVVKDGKLPLLLSRMNEVAKVFLATNSDYKYTDKIMTYLFDFPHGPKPGTPHRPWQSYFDLILVDARKPLFFGEGTVLRQVDTTTGRLKIGTYTGPLQHGIVYSGGSSDIVCDLMGAKGKDIVYIGDHIFGDILKSKKRQGWRTFLVIPELAQELHVWTDKSSLFEELQSLDIFLAELYKHLDSSSNERPDISSIQRRIKKVTHDMDMCYGMMGSLFRSGSRQTLFASQVMRYADLYAASFINLLYYPFSYLFRAAHVLMPHESTVEHAHVDINDTESPLATRNRNAVDVKDSDYKRHQLTRSISEIKPPNLFPQTPQEITHCHDEDDDEEEEEEEEEEE is encoded by the exons TCTACAAGTCTCCGGAATACGAGTCTCTGGGCTTCGATCTCACTGTGGAACGACTGGTGTCCATTGGATATCCCCAAGAGCTCCTCAGCTTTGTCTACGACCCTGCGTTCCCTACCAG GGGCCTGGTGTTTGATACATTGTACGGGAACTTGTTGAAGGTTGATGCTTATGGGAATATCCTTGTATGTGTCCATGGGTTTAACTTCATGCGAGG GCCAGAAATTCGGGAGCTTTACCCAAACAAGTTCATCCAAAGGGATGACACTGAACGGTTTTATATCCTCAACACCCTCTTCAACTTGCCTG AGACCTACCTCTTTGCCTGTCTGGTTGACTTCTTCACCAACTGCTCCCGATACACTAG GGGGAGAAAGCTTTCCTGTTTGGCTGGGACACCTCAAACAAG CTGTGAAACAGGGTTTAAAGATGGAGACCTCTTCATGTCATACAAGAGCATGTTCCAGGATGTCCGAGATGCTGTGGACTGGGTCCACTACAAG GGCTCTTTGAAGGAAAAAACTGTGGAAAATCTGGAGAAGTATGTGGTGAAAGAC GGTAAACTGCCTCTTCTGCTGAGCCGAATGAATGAGGTTGCAAAAGTGTTCCTGGCTACAAACAGTGACTACAAGTACACAGAT AAAATCATGACGTACCTGTTTGATTTTCCTCATGGTCCAAAG CCGGGTACTCCTCACCGTCCCTGGCAGTCCTACTTCGATCTGATCCTGGTGGACGCACGGAAGCCCCTGTTCTTTGGAGAGGGCACAGTGCTCAGACAGGTGGACACT ACAACAGGAAGGTTGAAGATTGGGACCTACACTGGACCCCTACAGCACGGTATTGTGTACTCTGGAG GCTCCTCGGACATTGTGTGTGACCTGATGGGAGCAAAGGGCAAGGATATTGTGTACATTGGAGACCACATCTTTGGAGACATCCTTAAGTCGAAGAAGAGACAGGGATGGCGGACCTTCCTGGTTATTCCTGAGCTGGCGCAGGAGCTACATGTGTGGACCGACAAAAGCT CACTGTTTGAAGAGCTGCAGAGCTTGGATATTTTCTTGGCAGAACTCTATAA ACATTTGGACAGCAGCAGCAATGAGAGACCCGACATCAGCTCCATTCAGAGACGTATCAAg AAAGTGACTCACGACATGGACATGTGCTACGGCATGATGGGCAGCCTGTTCCGCAGCGGCTCGCGGCAGACGCTGTTCGCCAGCCAAGTGATGCGCTATGCTGACCTCTACGCCGCCTCCTTCATCAACCTGCTCTACTACCCCTTCAGCTATCTGTTCCGGGCTGCACACGTCCTC ATGCCCCACGAGTCGACAGTGGAGCACGCCCACGTGGATATCAACGACACAGAGTCGCCCCTGGCCACGCGCAACCGCAACGCTGTGGACGTCAAGGACTCCGACTACAAGAGGCACCAGCTCACCCGGTCCATCAGCGAGATCAAGCCCCCCAACCTCTTCCCCCAGACCCCCCAGGAGATCACCCACTGCCACGATGAGGATGACGAcgaggaggaagaagaagaggaggaggaggaggagtag